The nucleotide sequence TGTCGGCGCCCATGAAGTCGTTGATCGCCGACGCGATCCGCTTGGAGGTGGTGAAGTCGGGGTTGCGCAGCGACAGGCGCAAGCTGCGCGCTTCGTTCAGCTTGAACGCCATCTCGCGCTCGATCAACGCGCCGTTGGAGATGCGCCCGTTGGTCGGCACGCCGCGGGTGATCCTGGCTGCCTCGCCCTCCGCCGCGAAGCCGGCGATCGCCACCGAGCCCTGCGCCAGCGCGTAGATCTCGCCGTCGGCGCCGAGAAGGGAGGTCGCCACCAGGGTGCCGCCCTGGAGCGACTTGGCGTCGCCCAGCGAGGAGACGGTGACGTCGATATGCGTGCCCTGGGTCGCGAACGGGGGGAGGTTCGCCGTCACCATCACCGCCGCGAGGTTCTGCGTGCGCATGGTCGCGCCGCGGGTGTTGATGCCGAGCCGCTCCAGCATCGCCTGGAGGGACTGCTTGGTGAAGGGGATGTTGTTGAGGGTGTCGCCGGTGCCGTTGAGGCCCACCACGATGCCGTAGCCGACGAGCTGGTTGGTGCGCACGCCTTCGACGCTGGCGAGATCCTTGACCCGCGACAGGGCGTCCGCCCGGCCCG is from Methylorubrum populi and encodes:
- a CDS encoding flagellar basal body P-ring protein FlgI, coding for MPRLSHLRLIVVLACLAVLLPGRADALSRVKDLASVEGVRTNQLVGYGIVVGLNGTGDTLNNIPFTKQSLQAMLERLGINTRGATMRTQNLAAVMVTANLPPFATQGTHIDVTVSSLGDAKSLQGGTLVATSLLGADGEIYALAQGSVAIAGFAAEGEAARITRGVPTNGRISNGALIEREMAFKLNEARSLRLSLRNPDFTTSKRIASAINDFMGADTAEPTDPATITLQIPAKYRGNMIRLVTEVEQLKVEPDQTARVVVDERSGIIVMGRDVRVSTVAIAQGNLTVTITEQPMVSQPAPLSNGQTAVVPRTGVKVDTGDGNKLALVKEGVSLRELVDGLNALGVGPRDLISILQAIKTAGALQADIELM